The Drosophila sechellia strain sech25 chromosome 2R, ASM438219v1, whole genome shotgun sequence nucleotide sequence CCTTTGTGTTCTCCGAACCACATCAAGTAAAAATGTCATAAAATTTGAAAGCAGGCGACAGACAACCTTAGAGGGGATGCGGGGTCAGAAAAGATGAAGCAACATATGCCTAGTAAGCAAGGATCTGCAAATTTCTTCGCTCTGGCTTGGGGTGCCCTTTGGACATTCCCTGATACAGACATTTCTTTTAATGCAATTAGGTGAGTGCCCGAAAATTCAAGGAATAATTCAGATTTGACAACGTTTCACTTGACGCAGGCAAATTTTGTTAATGTGTTTTCTTGGTACAAAAACACATATGAATATTTTACAGTTCATAACATGAAACATGGTTTTGCGATAGAAATtaatgaaaagaaatttgtGTGCTCATCAATGTCAAatcaaatataaacaaactatttttaaattttatttgaacgGTAAAGTCGAGTTTTTAAACGAATCTGATCTATACTCTGCGAGTATCGGGTATAATAAAGAAGCTCTTGTGGACATGTTCGACATGGTCGAAGTTAACTTCCTTTAATTTGTTAGTTGTCGCCTccttataaaaaacattactCAAATTATATGTTTGGTGCTTTTAAAGTCGTTTATTatgtaaaaattatatttaatcaTATTCAAAGGGGGAACTGCGTTAATTAGGACACAAAAAATATGTGTTACTAAAGTAATGTTTTCTATATAAATGTgacatttttatacccgttactcgtagttTAGACTCTTTAAAGGTTACCCGTatacttttaaatttattgtatAGACAATTAGATTATCTATgtaaaaaacttttaaaagcTATTTGTAGTGACTTCGACAAAAGAGTtcttttttgttatatttcttATTGCCTTAGAAAGTGAGTCGGATCAGACAAACGTATATGAGCTTGGCCCAAAATTTCGCATAAATATATCTTATTTGAAATAATGCCACATCGCGTTAAAGTTAGAAAAAATACGATACAAATACGTTAAAGTTTGACCAATagaatttttttgtttttcgtggCGAATAGGTATGTTTCCAGACTGAAGATAAATGGCAATGGaattaattaagttgttaATTTCCTATTAGGCACTATACGCTCTGCACGTAACAATCAGAAACAACACAAATAAGTGAGAGCTTAGGATGGAGTGTAAGGCACCCTGACAGCACTTGACAAAATTATGTGCCTAGTGGCAACATTTAACCTTTCAGCGTGgtgaaacagaaaaaaaaacaaccatACACAAACGCTTAAGGCGAGGGCACAGCCCTTCGGTACAGCACTCCCTCCTACTCCAATTCTGGCTTGAACTTTAGCTCTCTTTTTCCGTTCAGTCGTCACATATGCGTATGTGGCCACAGAAGCGGCACGCGTAAGCATTTAGTGCTGACTTCCCCGTCTTACTTCCGTGCCCATATACATGTGTgttatatttgcataaaaatcTTACACAGAAAACATTACAAATCATTGCCTTTCACCTTCTGCGACCGCACATACGCTTCACCCTCAAAACACTAAAGGATTCGCATGACCTCCCTCCAACTCATACAAGTTATCCAGCCCCTCTTCGACTCGTTTCTCATCGCTAATAGACCGTAATAAATGTCATGTTTTTTATGATACGTCTGAGCTACTCCTTTCAGTGCTTTGAATTTCGATTGTAGTTTGTGTTGAAAAGGAGTGTGGGGGGGAGGGCATCCATGGCAATTCTCGCCTTTTGGCTGGAAAAAGAAGCTGTTTACTTAAAAGTATAccaaattgtatttaaatgtaaaaaacAACGAACTTCTTCTTCAGCTAACAGATATATTCAAGCTAATCCTGCTTTGATATATTTCACTATTTCAAGCTACGTGCAGTttttcgctattttttgaCCAAAGCCGATATTAACCTTAAACTTGTAACTTATAcctaacaaaaaatatatggaaaatagctGGGAGATACAGTGGACCCCAGGGGTTTGAGTGGTTCTAAAGAGAGGGAGGGAAAACCTttgttttaaacatttttaaaggcCTTACTCTCCTTGCACGGGCCGTTTTCGTTCCCTTTTTCATTCCACTTAGCTAGTCACCTCCTTCATTATTTCTGCcgcttcttgttgttgttttttgtgccGCTTTTGCTAGCCTACGTGCTctttgcttaattttaaacaCCCCTCATTTGCATAAATGAATTATTTTCAACCCCAAAGAAGcaccaacaaaaaaattaagattgaAATAAGGAGAAGGCAAGcaaggaaatgaaaatgagaaTCAAAATGAAAAGCAAGGCAAAAATTGCTGTGCATGCACAAATTTTTGAAGTGCAAAGCGCTTTTATGGAGTAATCGTGGAGAGGTTGGGAAGAATTAGGCTGAATGACACTTAGATACTTCTAAGCTTAATGGCAACTGGCCAAGACAAGAGTTTAGGTCATAAGAAGCCCAAAGGAAATTTTAGTATTGCTTGCATTCGTTGCTATTCTTCTGATAACCGTTAAAcgcaaacaattaaaaatgtcAGTTAAAAGGAAAAAGGCTACACAAAGGGCATAAACCTAGTAAAGACCAGGTGTATATGTGTCCTTTGGAATTGCCCCTCCCCATTAGTTTCATGGCATGAAATGacacaatttcaatttcagtttCCATTTTTTAACAAGGAAGTAGACTCATATTCCCTTTCTCAAAACGAAAGGCAACACCGTAGTGCAACTGCACACGTCAGATCCCAGCCTTTGATTGACCTGAGTATCACCCCCGCAATGAATGGGTACTTGCCAGATTGTCCGTTTTTCTCCTTTTCTTTTCCTTGCATCTCTCATTTTTTGCagtatttgtttgtttagcaGCCAAATGTCAAGCGGGcgttggttttattttttccatcCGCTTCATTGTGATCCTTTGATCCACAGTTGCAATTCATTTTGGGCCCGTTCAAGAGTTAAGTCTATTGTAAAGAAGAGGGTACGTCGCTGTCTGTTCCAGTAATGCTCTAAATGAGCGTAAAATATTAGGCAAGATTGAGTTAGGAGCACATTGAGGTCTTAAATGGCTACCTAACTGTCCAACCCCAAGCCTTTAATCAATCATTTCGGGGTTGTCTCTCCTCCGAGAATAGagatatttctttttttgtttgtgggcTTCTCAGAGATATTAAAAATAGTAATGATAATTTTGGCTTTGGGTCTGTagataaaacatattaattaataatgaagAATAAGTGAGTGTTAATATCGCTGAATACATATGGagcttttaaagaaaaattgtctttgttttataagcccaaaaaaaaatatttttttgtgaaaCACAAAGCAATTTcgatttattattatgtacaGATATTATGgaactatacatatatgcttTTAGATATGAGTCTTGACTTGAGTTGTTACTGCTAGCCTTTGTTCAAGAGCAGTCTATTGCGAGTCTCCGAAATTGTTCGCAGCTCGGGTCAAGATTTCAGATTAAATAAGCAGGGAACCGACAACTTATTTAAATAGGCGATAAAACTCGAATTAATAAATAACGTATGTTCTGGCCGTCGATTTTATTCGTTTCACTATATAAGCTTGTCTATATTAAAACATTATAGCTGTATACTATCTTTGCTTCACAAAAATTCTTTTGGCAAAGAAACTTTCATCAAGGCTTGGATAAAACTTGGATCAAAACCCAAGACAAGTGGGCAGAGCagaatgaaaaataataagtcCTTTTTCGACAGCTGCTTTGGATACCAGGGAGTATTTATTTGATTGGAGGTCGCGACTCCAAAAGAAAGTTCATTAAAATTATGGCCTCTTCTAATTTTTGAACTGGCCCCAGAAAGGAGGAGGGAGGGATATGATAAGTACCATAGACCCCAACTTTGCCTTTCTGGTCGTTTGCTTTTGAAAATAATCATTGGACTGTTAATATGTTTCAAGCACAAATTTTTGTTGGCGctcgttttctgtttttctttccAGTTGAAGAATCTTTAGCTCATGCAAATCAAAGAAACTCAAGTTTTGACTACCCACACCAAAAGACAAAATACTTcgtaaataaaatgtttacatttttcaaatttaaaatactGTCTACGTTGGTGGTTATAGTGGGTGTGGCAGTAGTAGTTCGCACCCTTAATTAAGAAAAAGGGGTTAATTAGGTGGTGACCCCTTATTGGGTGTTTGGCCACTGCCCACTAGGCATAGGTTGGATAAAAGGGttgaattaaaacaaaaagcttTCTACTCCGATGTCTAGCTCAACAATCGAGAAAACAACCCTACAGAAATGATATGTATTTTATGCCGTCGGACCTAACTCTTTCATACACTTTGTTTTATGGCTATAATTGAACATCCCTCATGATTTTGACAATGTCACGAGGATAAGAGATGTGTTCCAAAGAACCAGATCGAATTGCGGAAAGATATACAGACAGTTTCATCTTTCGTAGCCCTAAAGCGGGTTTTAAATGGTTACTTTGGCAATATTAAAATTTCCTGTTGTTTGTCTTAATAATGGATAATAGTtcattttttggatttttttaaactaattttgtggGTCCTTGCAGAGTTTAAAATTTTCTATTTGAACTACATTAACCCGCGATGCAtttcaattatatataataatttaataatttaattatctgTTGCTTAATAAACATAGAAATGTTTCACTTTTTAGTTGCTTTAAAAGTAGCACAcgtttattaaataaaaccgCTGTAACTGTTATGGGCAATATGTATACATATTATGTATTATGTTATGTATACATGTATGGgcaaagcaattaaaattttccatttcactcaacccaaaaccaaaaaggTTTACTTGTTGGTTtgagttatatatttttttctttttttctttatttgaaGTTTATCAATACAAGGGGATGGAAGACGATATGGAAAACCAAATGATTGCGTTGACTGGGAGTttctctaaaaaaaaaataagaaccaACCAACTTAATTAAGCTTATCATATACATTCCAAGCACAAGCTGTCGAACAGGAAGAAAAATTAAAGCGCCTGTCACTTGCAATTATTTAGCCCGTAGGTTGATTTCTATTCTGTTGCTTCCAAAAGAGAAGAAATTACCCGAACTGATCAACCGCTTCAGTAAACTGCACGGAAAGCAATCgcatttttcttttgattaATAATAGTCTAAGAAATAATTTTAGCAACTTGTCATTTATGAATGTCAGTGCTCAATAAAGCCCTATAGATTAGTGTACCATCATGTTGAAGTGAAATAGGTTTGGTTTAATAGTTTAAAACAATCTCAATACGACGGATATTCTATTCTATAGCCACCTACTTACAGGCTATcacaaacaataaattaaataacaaacaagagagaatgctatattCGCGTTCCTGTCATATActcgttactcagctagtgtgaatgccaactcgggatatcgatagatattggggattaaaataagaaaaaatgtaaacatgGTTTAAAAGTGTGGTCGTATTGGGTGGTTTGTAAGCGTCAGAGTGGAAGTGGAAAATTTGTATTGATAATACGATAATAactaatcaaaatattttaaaaagtaccaaaacattttttaaaggtGTGACCGTTCCAGTTTTTGGCGGACTGTGGACGTTAAAGTGGACGTGGCAATATGCCTATAGAACCATTTTTGTATACTGAATAACAATACTTTATGACTGCTCATAGGACAGATATATGATATTTTTGATCAAACTAAAACTGCAATTATATGTATTTAGTTTAAAAGCTTATTACACCGCAGCTTAACACTTTTTTATGAAAAACAACGaatgtttgtgtttttctATTAATCCAATGTCAGCTTATAGTTTTTTTGTAATAGCATATACAAaagtttataaattatatacacTAAGAACACATATAGGTATTCTTAAAGATATTGACAAATGATCCGTTATATCTACAGAAAAAGTAAGGAAAGTTTACAAAGTCCCAAAAGGttgattttaatataatctTCTTTTCTAAGTCAAGTGTATATTTTCTGAACCCTCGGTAAATCAGTTTACATTCATCGAAAACTTTAAgtgtcacaaaaaaaaaccccatTCGATATCCACAATTTGTACACAATCATTTTCCTTTTCGCTTTCCAATCATATTAAAAACGGTTTATTCACACGCAAATCCTAAACATAAAATTTACCCTAAAACGTATTGTAAAGTAGTTCGGAAAAACCTGTAAATTGTACTCCTGTCGTTTGGTGTTTTCTGTCCATTTGTTAAGTTGCTCAGGGTCGAGTTATTGAAAAAGATAAATCAAGTCTTCGCTAACATCACATTTCTTTCTGTATCAATTTaatcaattttcaattgtCATGCATATACAAACTCTCACATTAGCATATCTTTAAGCGTCCAGGTCAAAGTTTTTTTTGAAAGTATGAGTACCTGCCTGGAACGATTTTTCTGTCCTAACAAACCAGTCTGCAGCTCGGGCAGAAGAGCCACTTTCTATTATCCTGGAGGTGGGTCCTACTCGGGCTACTGGTTATGCAACAAACACCAGGGCTGGGGCGTCAAAAAGACGGCAAAGAGAACTTGCCAGTACTTTTTTGGTAAAAAACATCCTGAAGGTCAGCTCATTTATGAGGGAGACTGGGTGATGAACAAACGACAGGGAGTCGGATCAATGCTACGCAAACGCGGAACTGAGGTACAGCTGATATATTCGGGAAGATGGTACGATGACATGAAATGTGGAGAAGGTAAGCAATTTTATTCCGACGGATGTGTCTACTTCGGAAAATGGATAAAAAATCGACGGCACGGTTTGGGCATCCAGTGGTACAACGATGGGAATATTTATGCGGGCGAATGGGAAACAGATTTCAGGCATGGACTTGGGGTAATGTTTTACGGtttgtaaataataattgttaaTAGAATTTCCCGactaacattttaatttaaaccaGCTAATGGAAACCGGTACGAAGGACACTTTGCACGCGGATACAAAAACGGTGATGGTGTTTTCTATCATATGCACACGGGACAAATTCAAAAAGGGATGTGGGAAAATGATAATTTAAAGACGTCGGTGGTACAGGATGAACCAAAAATACGTTGTAATAGTGTAATAACATCGTATCCGATTCCACGAAACTATCTTAAGTACCCAAACGAAATAATGCGAAAACTTTTTCAAATGCACAAAGCTTTTAGCAATAAGCCCCATCGTAGATTCAATGACAGGGTCAGTCTTGCCTTTATCCACCATCACCGACAGTACGCCTCCTGCGAAGAGCGCTTTGCTTCACCAACAATTGTAGACCTCTACCCCAGAGCTGAGTTTGGATGCACTTGCGACTGCGAAAATGTTGCCAAAAACGAAACCAATATTAGTCAGATATAACTTTTTGACCGTAAACTTTTCAAAGTTGATTGTTAAAATTTGGCAAaatcaatataaaaaaaaaaattatatgtgataacaatttgtaatattattattaatattggTATAGTTGCAGttcatgtatgtacatataaaaaGCAGTAAGCTCCTTACATAAATTGcttattcatttttaaaatgttatttacttgctttatataaattagctctttttctttcttttactAAACAGGAACTTAAGCCGCCAGAGAGGCTTTTTCTAATGGTAGCAAAAATACCTGTGTATCCCATCACCCCCATTTATTCCAACAAAACAGAATTGCCACGCCCCAGATGAAGCACCCTCCCTCCCACAACCCCCAAAAAATA carries:
- the LOC6618938 gene encoding MORN repeat-containing protein 3, yielding MSTCLERFFCPNKPVCSSGRRATFYYPGGGSYSGYWLCNKHQGWGVKKTAKRTCQYFFGKKHPEGQLIYEGDWVMNKRQGVGSMLRKRGTEVQLIYSGRWYDDMKCGEGKQFYSDGCVYFGKWIKNRRHGLGIQWYNDGNIYAGEWETDFRHGLGVMFYANGNRYEGHFARGYKNGDGVFYHMHTGQIQKGMWENDNLKTSVVQDEPKIRCNSVITSYPIPRNYLKYPNEIMRKLFQMHKAFSNKPHRRFNDRVSLAFIHHHRQYASCEERFASPTIVDLYPRAEFGCTCDCENVAKNETNISQI